The genomic window GGGCGGCGAGCACCAGCGTTCCGGCTCAGGCCAGCCAGTTCCTGGCTTTCGACTTCGGTCTCAAGCGCACGGGGGTGGCCAGCGGCAACCGCATCACGCGCAGCGCCACGCCGCAGGGCAGCATCCATGCGGAAGGCGACGCGCGCTGGGCGCCGATCGCCGCGCGGGTGAAGGAGTGGCAGCCCGACGCCCTGGTGGTCGGCGTGCCCCGGCACCCCGACGGCGCCGAGCACGACAACACCCGCCGCGCCCAGCGCTTTGCGCGCCAGCTGCGCGCGC from Burkholderiaceae bacterium includes these protein-coding regions:
- the ruvX gene encoding Holliday junction resolvase RuvX is translated as MNGAASTSVPAQASQFLAFDFGLKRTGVASGNRITRSATPQGSIHAEGDARWAPIAARVKEWQPDALVVGVPRHPDGAEHDNTRRAQRFARQLRARFGLPVYEVDERYSTTEALATGARDADAAAAAIILEQFLRSLA